The Vulgatibacter sp. genome window below encodes:
- a CDS encoding Ig-like domain-containing protein, with product MPDRRLLALVVLGATACADRYQPAAADLEPPQVLATEPAAGSGDAGRLPEVRITFSEPIDPASITAASFRLLGPDGPVAGERRVEGAEVVFTPSTVLREGASYRVVIGRQVRDLAGVPLAGSGGVESDFSYLFGTAAVPPTVVSIEPADGADGVAYDPAAPVVVRFSEPMDPATVDVRTFTVRDEALLVEGRIACDESCTALTFTPKAPWREGRVHRVEIAAAAADVSGIPMAASVAASFTTAADAPLLSPVQPLQDATGVGVAGLDVVVQADERLEPGSVGAWNVAVEPPADFRVDWNEATRQIVVAFAEELVSNVTYRITFGTGIADDDGHRMAAPFVLAFTTAGTPDNNPPGPIVDLGATSSRRARLTLRFTAPGDDTEGGVAKGVAAGYELRRSLSPIADFGAFDRAEAIGPVLVPQAAGATESVELEVGLEEPFHYAVVAVDDGGNSILSGDRLASASLQATVARGTPADRLGAALVVADLDGDGAMELVAGAPGADEVRIYAAAGDLAQPLAVLTGPAGAGFGSSLAAGDLDGDGAAELLVGGPLHDGERGGAWLFRGGPLANGDATAAAAAIAGTVIRDRLGTAVAIGDATGDGVADAIVGAPGDGTLNEGAVFVMPAGVDGFADPQIRRGGLPGDRYGAALAVGDLDGDGRADLAVGAPGADPAGSIDAGQVVIHGAGGDVVLAGAQARSLFGAALAVGDANGDGTTDLLVGAPFHDADAAADAGAAQLFAGPLGAGAQPAFAATGQEADEHFGHAVVITGPLLDGTVGGLAIGAPAGRNRGGVIHGAVHLIHAGADGSFTANGVRYGPEAFDDFGAAVAAAGDLDGDGLHDFAASTPHADGAGSAAGAIHLLR from the coding sequence ATGCCAGACCGCCGCTTGCTCGCACTCGTCGTGCTGGGCGCGACCGCTTGCGCCGACCGATACCAGCCGGCCGCTGCGGATCTCGAGCCGCCGCAGGTCCTCGCCACCGAGCCCGCCGCAGGGAGCGGCGACGCGGGGCGCCTGCCGGAGGTCCGGATCACCTTCTCCGAGCCGATCGACCCCGCGTCGATCACCGCCGCCTCCTTCCGCCTCCTCGGTCCCGACGGTCCCGTCGCCGGTGAGCGGCGGGTGGAGGGAGCCGAGGTCGTCTTCACCCCATCGACGGTGCTGCGCGAGGGCGCCAGCTACCGGGTGGTGATCGGCAGGCAGGTCCGCGACCTCGCCGGCGTCCCGCTCGCCGGCAGCGGCGGGGTGGAGAGCGATTTCTCCTATCTCTTCGGCACCGCGGCGGTGCCGCCCACCGTGGTCTCGATCGAGCCGGCGGACGGCGCCGACGGCGTGGCCTACGACCCGGCTGCTCCCGTGGTGGTCCGCTTCTCCGAGCCGATGGACCCCGCCACGGTCGACGTCCGCACCTTCACAGTGCGGGACGAGGCGCTGCTGGTCGAGGGGCGGATCGCCTGCGACGAGAGCTGCACCGCCCTGACCTTCACCCCGAAGGCGCCGTGGCGGGAGGGCCGGGTGCACCGGGTGGAGATCGCCGCTGCAGCAGCCGACGTCTCGGGGATCCCGATGGCGGCGTCGGTCGCCGCCAGCTTCACCACCGCCGCCGACGCGCCGCTCCTTTCGCCGGTGCAGCCGCTGCAGGATGCGACCGGCGTGGGGGTCGCCGGGCTCGACGTGGTGGTGCAGGCCGACGAGCGGCTCGAGCCGGGGAGCGTCGGTGCCTGGAACGTCGCAGTCGAGCCCCCCGCCGATTTCCGCGTCGACTGGAACGAGGCGACGCGGCAGATCGTGGTGGCCTTCGCCGAGGAGCTCGTCTCCAACGTCACCTACCGGATCACCTTCGGCACGGGGATCGCGGACGACGACGGGCACCGGATGGCGGCGCCCTTCGTCCTCGCCTTCACCACCGCAGGGACGCCGGACAACAACCCGCCCGGACCCATCGTCGATCTCGGCGCCACGAGCAGCAGGCGCGCGCGCCTCACGCTGCGGTTCACCGCACCGGGGGACGACACCGAGGGTGGGGTGGCCAAAGGCGTCGCTGCCGGCTACGAGCTGCGCCGTTCCCTCTCGCCCATCGCCGACTTCGGCGCCTTCGACCGCGCCGAGGCGATCGGCCCCGTCCTCGTGCCGCAGGCTGCAGGCGCCACGGAGAGCGTGGAGCTCGAGGTCGGTCTCGAGGAGCCCTTCCACTACGCGGTGGTCGCCGTCGACGACGGCGGCAACTCGATCCTCTCCGGCGATCGGCTCGCCTCCGCCTCGCTGCAGGCCACGGTCGCCAGGGGTACGCCCGCCGATCGCCTCGGCGCCGCGCTCGTCGTCGCAGATCTCGACGGCGACGGCGCGATGGAGCTGGTCGCAGGCGCCCCGGGTGCGGACGAGGTGCGGATCTACGCTGCTGCAGGTGACCTCGCGCAGCCGCTCGCCGTGCTCACGGGCCCCGCAGGTGCGGGCTTCGGCAGCAGCCTCGCTGCAGGGGATCTCGACGGCGACGGCGCCGCGGAGCTCCTCGTCGGCGGGCCCCTGCACGACGGCGAGCGCGGCGGCGCCTGGCTCTTCCGCGGCGGCCCGCTCGCGAACGGCGACGCCACCGCAGCAGCGGCGGCGATCGCGGGCACCGTGATCCGGGACCGGCTCGGCACCGCGGTGGCGATCGGCGATGCCACCGGCGACGGCGTCGCCGACGCGATCGTCGGCGCGCCCGGCGATGGCACGCTCAACGAGGGCGCGGTCTTCGTGATGCCCGCAGGTGTGGACGGCTTCGCCGATCCGCAGATCCGCCGCGGCGGCCTGCCCGGCGATCGCTACGGCGCGGCGCTGGCCGTCGGGGATCTCGATGGAGACGGCAGGGCCGACCTCGCGGTGGGCGCCCCGGGCGCGGATCCGGCGGGCTCCATCGACGCGGGGCAGGTGGTGATCCACGGGGCCGGCGGTGACGTCGTCCTCGCCGGCGCACAGGCCCGGAGCCTCTTCGGCGCTGCCCTCGCCGTCGGCGACGCGAACGGCGACGGCACAACCGACCTCCTCGTCGGCGCACCCTTCCACGACGCCGACGCAGCGGCAGATGCAGGTGCGGCGCAGCTCTTCGCCGGGCCGCTCGGCGCAGGCGCGCAGCCGGCGTTCGCCGCCACCGGCCAGGAGGCGGACGAACACTTCGGCCATGCGGTGGTGATCACCGGCCCGCTCCTCGACGGCACGGTGGGCGGTCTCGCCATCGGCGCACCGGCGGGCCGCAACCGCGGCGGCGTGATCCACGGCGCCGTCCACCTGATCCACGCCGGCGCGGACGGCAGCTTCACCGCCAACGGCGTGCGCTACGGCCCCGAGGCCTTCGACGACTTCGGCGCCGCCGTGGCAGCCGCGGGGGATCTCGACGGCGACGGCTTGCACGACTTCGCCGCGTCGACCCCCCACGCAGACGGCGCAGGCAGCGCCGCCGGCGCCATCCATCTCCTCCGCTGA